From one Microthrixaceae bacterium genomic stretch:
- a CDS encoding DNA translocase FtsK 4TM domain-containing protein — MTATRGPSRSSGSATRAPAKKATAKSGAGARRAAPPTKRAATSRKPPAPPMPPPFSVRLLDALAAASRGHGADFAGIFLVVTGLVAALGIYAGAGGPIGRAVAEFCGTLVGVAKVLAPPLLVAIGALLVRGIPESGIGVDVAEDVTRVDGRALVDPDIAEHPFARLLFGSALLSVAGLGLLHLIRDAPPIGSGRDVLADSAGYLGAFIGAPVLALLGTVGSAVVLSALAFAGALVVTRTTVRYVVGLTAAGVAAGARPLGQAIRRSFAQLFELNSERGEAAMSVRYQEPTLGWGRLSPMGLCGLKPPHRHR; from the coding sequence GTGACCGCCACCAGAGGCCCTTCCCGGTCATCGGGATCCGCCACCCGGGCACCCGCCAAGAAGGCCACCGCCAAGTCGGGAGCCGGGGCGCGTCGTGCCGCGCCCCCGACCAAGCGAGCCGCCACCTCCCGCAAACCCCCGGCACCGCCCATGCCTCCGCCGTTCTCGGTCAGGCTCTTGGACGCTCTGGCGGCGGCCAGCCGCGGCCACGGAGCAGACTTTGCCGGGATCTTCCTGGTCGTCACTGGTCTGGTGGCGGCGTTGGGGATCTACGCCGGCGCCGGCGGCCCGATCGGTCGGGCAGTTGCCGAGTTCTGCGGAACCCTGGTGGGAGTCGCCAAGGTTCTTGCCCCGCCGCTGCTCGTGGCCATCGGAGCGCTGCTGGTCAGAGGCATTCCCGAGTCGGGCATCGGGGTGGACGTCGCCGAGGATGTCACCAGGGTGGACGGTCGGGCTCTGGTGGACCCTGATATTGCCGAGCATCCCTTCGCTCGGCTTCTGTTCGGCTCCGCCCTCTTGTCGGTGGCGGGTCTGGGTCTGCTTCACCTGATCCGAGATGCGCCGCCCATCGGGAGTGGCCGAGACGTTCTGGCCGACAGTGCCGGTTATCTGGGTGCCTTCATCGGCGCACCGGTCTTGGCTCTGCTGGGCACCGTGGGGTCGGCAGTGGTGCTTTCGGCCCTGGCCTTCGCCGGGGCCTTGGTGGTCACCCGTACGACCGTCCGCTACGTGGTCGGCTTGACCGCCGCCGGTGTGGCGGCTGGGGCCCGCCCGCTTGGTCAAGCGATCCGTCGATCGTTCGCCCAGCTCTTCGAACTCAACTCCGAGCGAGGCGAAGCGGCGATGTCGGTCCGATACCAGGAGCCGACACTGGGCTGGGGTCGGCTCTCTCCGATGGGCCTCTGTGGGCTGAAACCGCCCCATCGCCACCGGTGA